A genome region from Procambarus clarkii isolate CNS0578487 chromosome 78, FALCON_Pclarkii_2.0, whole genome shotgun sequence includes the following:
- the l(1)G0320 gene encoding translocon-associated protein subunit alpha — MFAGMKKLLFLLLLVLPVIISITNEGQMSAWAQEDEVEGEEEDLADDDEVNVDDGTGAEVDTTEGGGEEEEEEEEATAKGSPDADTIILFTKPVGSGTELPAGKLVEFLVGFTNNGDKDFILDAIDASFRYPMDFNFYIQNFTAIPYNRAVKPRQEATVMYSFYPAEAFAARPLGLTVNLAYHDADGNAFLEAVFNQTVSIVELDEGMDGETFFLYLFMLAFSVLLLVAGHHFLSSFGRKKGGKKAVVEVGTSKRDDVDYDWLPKEVLNEIKKTPRQSPRQRKVNRDASSK, encoded by the exons ATGTTCGCCGGGATGAAGAAACTATTATTTCTGTTATTGCTGGTGCTTCCTGTGATCATCTCCATAACCAATGAAG GTCAAATGTCAGCATGGGCTCAGGAAGATGAAGTAGAGGGAGAAGAGGAGGACCTCGCAGATGACGACGAAGTAAATGTTGACGATGGCACTGGTGCAGAGGTTGATACAACTGAAGGAGGCggcgaagaggaagaggaggaggaggaagcaacAGCCAAGGGGTCACCAGATGCAGACACTATTATTCTTTTCACTAAGCCTGTTGGCTCGGGGACAG AACTACCTGCTGGAAAGTTGGTAGAATTCCTTGTGGGCTTTACAAACAATGGTGACAAGGACTTCATATTGGATGCCATTGATGCATCATTCCGCTATCCTATGGATTTTAACTTCTACATTCAGAATTTCACTGCTATTCCTTACAACCGTGCTGTGAAGCCACGGCAGGAGGCCACAGTTATGTATTCATTCTATCCTGCTGAAGCATTTGCTGCACGCCCTCTTGGACTAACTGTCAACCTTGCATATCATGATGCT GATGGAAATGCATTCCTGGAGGCAGTCTTCAATCAAACAGTCAGCATAGTCGAGCTTGATGAGGGAATGGATGGAGAAACATTTTTCCTCTACCTGTTCATGCTAGCTTTCAGCGTGCTGCTGCTTGTAGCAGGGCATCACTTTCTCTCCTCATTCGGCCGCAAGAAGGGAGGCAAGAAAGCTGTCGTGGAGGTGGGCACCAGCAAACGTGACGATGTGGACTATGATTGGCTTCCCAAGGAAGTCCTTAATGAAATCA AGAAAACTCCACGTCAGTCACCTAGGCAACGGAAGGTCAACCGTGATGCTAGTTCTAAGTAA